Genomic window (Drosophila sulfurigaster albostrigata strain 15112-1811.04 chromosome 2R, ASM2355843v2, whole genome shotgun sequence):
CGCTCCTCCTGCTTCTGATGACCATCTATAGTCATACTATACTTTTCTCGCCGACTATGAAAATCTTCGCTAAGGTAACGAATAGAGAAGGCATGAATGCGCCACATCAAATAATTGGCAATCACACGATTCGGCGTCTTGGCCAACAATTTTCCCAACTTCTCAAAGAATGGGGGCACATTCACGTTAATAATATCATTCTCCTGTACACTAAGTCCTTTTGGCAACAATGCGTTCATAAAGTCCACCCAATCAACATAGGGATATGCGGCGTTCAGTTGCTGCAGAGTGAAGGGATTAAACATTACGGAAGAGTTACGAAACTTCTCCTTGGGCCAAGAGATCTAAGAAGTGGAGACAGTTTTAGTAAACTAGACGTTTGTGTTATATCCAGGCTTACGGTGGCTAAAtctatttcaaattgaagGGATTGGCTTAGCTGTTCCTTGGCCTCGTCCTTCTTGGCACCAAATAGGACAGCAATGTCTACCATGTAATCATAATAGGCGCTGACCAGAGTCTCATTTAAGCCTTTCACCAGGTATTCCCGACTCACCGCAAGGACAGCTTGATCtaactgcaaataaattgcataatcaTTTAGAACTTCCTAAATGAAATTCACTTACACTCATGACTCGCTTGGAGCTGTTCCGCAGATCGGCTTCAACGGAGAAGTTAATGATGTACTCAAAGTCAAATCCTTGAGCACGGAACTTTTTTACTAACTCTtgccatttaaaattgttattctCATTCCATTTATCGCCCTCGAGCAAGGGCCAGCCACCCATAGACTTTGCAATCTTGGTAATTGAAGTGGAGCCCAAAGATTCAATCCAAGCTGTAGAAGGGATTTAAATGTTATGTCTGAATTCAACTTGATTAGAGAAACACTCACTTGTATTTATGCAAGctttgtaatataaattaggCAAACGAAAGTGTTTGGGAGCGTTTTCAGATGGCTCGGCTGAGATAATGTCCTTGAGTTGCTCTAGTAGCCTATCTTCGATGACGTTGAACGGATTAATGCTAGTCTTGTCTTCAGGTATGATCTCTTTATCGTTGTAGGTCCCGCAGGCAAACTCATAGAAATTATTACAGGGGTCCACGGACACATTCATTTTCTTGACTACCTCGGAAGCAGTGTCCCTGCATTCCTTCGTGTTACAAACGTAGGTCTCATAACGATTAGTGAAGAGCTTATAGATAAAGAAAATTGTTGTaagcaaaaccaaagcaaGGGCTACTAGGTATGGCACCGATCTTCGTCGTGGGGATTGGGCTTTGCTGAAatccaacaaaaataaattaaaagaggTGTATGAAGAAGTAAAGAATTAGTCAAaagtcaaatattttgcacttaCTTTGCCTTACAATCagttagaaatttaaataatgccATTGGCACTGGTCTGTGGATGCCGCGATGAATCTTCAACTGTATTAGAACCTTTAAGATActgatattaaaaatgaatgaatttattgtattacaatttacaacaTTGGGATATTCAACCAAATGATACAGTAATACAGTAATATGCAGAAGCGAACTTGACATTCACCAATATCCCCAGACCCAAGACTATTTTTAGAATTCCAACATTccaaatgtatataaaaatttatatacattcatTTATACATACTATAACACGACAGAAGAAATCACtcaacttttaataaaatataaactattgttttttaaatttacaatctaTGAGAATAAGGAAATAAATTCCTAATGTTTCAATGCCGGTATATTTTCACATCTTATTCCTTAAATcaattgattaaataatattgaataaatatgtatttataattttatctctcacatatatgtatttgataaataaaaattaacacgCGCACATAATTAATGAGCAGTCTCCGAGACGAGGAATAACCTACCGAAAGCACCAACCAAACAGAACTGATTCGTGATTATTCCGATACAgcataaaatttttaaatattatactatatatcaaggtggtgaatttgaaaatttttgagAGTTCGATATTATCAGTACACTATGGGGAATTTGACCAGTTTTAGTGGCATTAATTCATAACTCGCAAACGACATAAGATTTTCCAATGCGTCCAATGGATACACATATgttcttataaaaatattatcgCGAAGTGGCCGTGGTATCGCTGCcgcacatttattttatttaatcactTTAGTTTTCAAAAACATTAGCctattattttgataa
Coding sequences:
- the LOC133837928 gene encoding neprilysin-2-like, yielding MALFKFLTDCKANKAQSPRRRSVPYLVALALVLLTTIFFIYKLFTNRYETYVCNTKECRDTASEVVKKMNVSVDPCNNFYEFACGTYNDKEIIPEDKTSINPFNVIEDRLLEQLKDIISAEPSENAPKHFRLPNLYYKACINTTWIESLGSTSITKIAKSMGGWPLLEGDKWNENNNFKWQELVKKFRAQGFDFEYIINFSVEADLRNSSKRVMSLDQAVLAVSREYLVKGLNETLVSAYYDYMVDIAVLFGAKKDEAKEQLSQSLQFEIDLATISWPKEKFRNSSVMFNPFTLQQLNAAYPYVDWVDFMNALLPKGLSVQENDIINVNVPPFFEKLGKLLAKTPNRVIANYLMWRIHAFSIRYLSEDFHSRREKYSMTIDGHQKQEERWKECIDIVNKDFDISVGSLYVRKHFDQDSKANVLEMVNNVRKVFYFMLHEVNWMDDKTRHEAKKKLNNMEAHIGYPDEILDDKELVKYYEKLNINPDNFFESRLAINMFETDIIFNLLRLPVNKTDWIFHSRASEVNAYYSSMENSILIPAGIMQDFFFSAQRPNYMNYGTIGSVIGHEITHGFDDEGRQFDGDGDMRDWWQPDTAKAYLKKAQCIIEQYGNFTDRLTGLKLNGINTQGENIADDGGVKEAYRAYQSWVGDHEPEPRLPGLGYTPQQMFWISFAQNACAKDRLKERRETITTDVHSPAEFRVLGPLRNSKDFAKDFQCPEGSPMNPVHKCEVW